One segment of Streptomyces sp. XD-27 DNA contains the following:
- a CDS encoding HAMP domain-containing protein, whose amino-acid sequence MPLLGGVRPPIAALLCALLAVAVFPTLGLAAVHEQEVPQAVRDAERRIAEDAAASFGTSVDVRARAVRRSAASVEAPASGAPEATLRSLLAAGPRVRGGVLLDPRTGRPLAASGEKVPLTGVDVAALARSGAADIAPRPTTSESAGPRLLFFARVVVPAPARNQDHARDAARERRGGTRAFLLVVSDKVAALTVHGEGRTGQVVDRKGKVLATSAATGAALTPDTEDRALPSAAADAGQRTGDASGSMLGDGHDGLRRVAGWASVAAVDGKDDTSGLGLTILTFREVPPAKGGADHTGFAIVAAGALVVIAVLVTLVLWGIVQRPLLRLHLSAARLARGACGLPEARAELARPVPAGAFGEPGRVGRALESIRRQLLGETGPEPVPPPRRRPGVRSLVVVCALVIGAWGMPLLFLLNRVPDARAVPAAVVADQQARTEAAADRVRQSLGQSHADLTAMASAIAGAPRERATEVLRRGRADHPTYRSLYVLDRSGAIVLRVGKQPLRPLLHAPAGNGISPIGASGKIPAIAAYAQLKTGENDENDGNAKGTAPAVVVAEIGVDALNDLVARPGLGRVWLTDEHHKVVAASVDFEAFQSLPSRGLTRLVVKTDAAPGGAGSPASAVLHSGSAPGGGPSVAAAAPVAQTGPAAGLRWRVVSAEPAAALKLAAFEAQARTMLAGLLALSAGVACLGWLHIVVVRPLRTLANCAERLAAGDRRTVLYPVHHDECGSVARSLELLRQALAEQDRGAEAGVAAVPAPSFHPGGAP is encoded by the coding sequence ATGCCTCTGCTCGGAGGTGTCCGCCCGCCGATCGCCGCACTGCTGTGCGCACTTCTGGCAGTTGCCGTGTTTCCCACACTCGGCCTCGCCGCCGTCCATGAACAGGAAGTACCCCAGGCGGTACGCGACGCGGAACGCCGGATCGCCGAGGACGCCGCGGCCTCGTTCGGAACCTCCGTCGACGTCAGAGCCAGGGCGGTGCGTCGTTCCGCCGCGTCGGTCGAGGCCCCGGCGAGCGGTGCTCCGGAGGCGACGCTGCGGTCCCTCCTTGCGGCCGGTCCCCGCGTGCGGGGCGGTGTGCTCCTCGACCCGCGCACCGGCAGGCCGCTGGCGGCCAGCGGTGAAAAGGTGCCGCTGACCGGGGTGGATGTGGCGGCTCTGGCGCGCTCCGGTGCTGCCGACATCGCTCCCCGGCCGACCACTTCGGAGAGCGCCGGACCACGACTGCTGTTCTTCGCCCGGGTGGTTGTCCCCGCTCCGGCCCGGAACCAGGACCACGCACGGGACGCGGCGCGGGAACGGCGCGGCGGCACACGCGCATTCCTGCTGGTCGTCTCGGACAAGGTCGCGGCCCTCACGGTGCACGGAGAGGGGCGCACCGGTCAGGTGGTGGACCGGAAAGGAAAGGTGCTCGCCACCTCCGCCGCCACCGGCGCGGCCCTGACGCCCGACACCGAGGACCGCGCCCTGCCCTCCGCTGCCGCCGACGCCGGTCAGCGCACCGGCGACGCCTCCGGCAGCATGCTCGGCGACGGTCACGACGGGCTGCGCAGGGTCGCGGGGTGGGCATCGGTCGCCGCGGTGGACGGCAAGGACGACACCTCCGGCCTGGGACTGACGATTCTCACGTTCAGGGAGGTGCCCCCGGCGAAGGGCGGAGCCGACCACACAGGGTTCGCCATCGTGGCCGCGGGCGCGTTGGTGGTGATCGCCGTGTTGGTCACCCTGGTGCTGTGGGGCATCGTGCAGCGTCCGCTGCTGCGGCTGCACCTCTCCGCCGCCCGGCTGGCCAGGGGCGCCTGCGGCCTGCCCGAGGCGCGGGCGGAGTTGGCGCGGCCGGTGCCGGCCGGAGCGTTCGGCGAGCCCGGCAGGGTCGGCCGGGCGCTGGAGTCGATTCGCCGTCAACTGCTCGGCGAGACGGGACCGGAGCCTGTGCCGCCTCCCCGGCGCCGCCCCGGTGTCCGGTCGCTGGTCGTCGTCTGCGCACTGGTGATCGGCGCGTGGGGGATGCCGTTGCTCTTCCTGCTCAACCGCGTGCCGGACGCGCGGGCCGTACCGGCGGCCGTCGTCGCCGACCAACAGGCACGCACCGAAGCCGCCGCCGACCGGGTGCGGCAGTCCCTCGGCCAGAGCCACGCCGACCTCACGGCGATGGCATCGGCCATCGCCGGTGCGCCACGGGAGCGGGCGACGGAGGTGCTGCGACGGGGCCGCGCCGACCATCCCACGTACCGATCGCTGTACGTGCTGGACCGCAGCGGTGCCATCGTGCTGCGGGTGGGCAAGCAGCCGCTGCGCCCCCTGCTCCACGCGCCGGCCGGCAACGGGATCAGCCCGATCGGCGCATCGGGCAAGATCCCCGCGATCGCCGCCTACGCTCAGCTCAAGACCGGCGAGAACGACGAGAACGACGGGAATGCCAAAGGCACCGCCCCGGCTGTCGTCGTCGCGGAGATCGGCGTGGACGCGCTGAACGACCTGGTCGCCCGTCCGGGGCTCGGCAGGGTGTGGCTGACCGACGAGCACCACAAAGTGGTCGCGGCGAGCGTCGACTTCGAAGCCTTCCAGTCACTTCCCAGTCGGGGCCTCACCCGTCTGGTGGTCAAGACCGACGCGGCACCCGGCGGCGCGGGCAGCCCGGCATCGGCCGTACTCCACTCGGGGAGCGCGCCGGGCGGGGGCCCGTCGGTCGCGGCCGCCGCGCCAGTGGCACAGACGGGGCCCGCCGCCGGACTCCGCTGGCGGGTGGTCTCCGCCGAGCCTGCCGCGGCGCTCAAACTGGCGGCGTTCGAGGCGCAGGCACGCACCATGCTGGCCGGCCTGCTCGCCCTGTCCGCGGGGGTCGCCTGCCTGGGCTGGCTGCACATCGTGGTGGTCAGACCGCTGCGCACCCTCGCCAACTGCGCGGAGCGGCTGGCCGCCGGTGACCGCCGCACCGTGCTGTACCCGGTCCACCACGACGAATGCGGCTCGGTCGCTCGCAGTCTGGAGCTGCTCCGGCAGGCGCTGGCAGAGCAGGACCGCGGCGCGGAGGCCGGCGTGGCCGCTGTCCCTGCCCCATCGTTCCACCCCGGCGGCGCGCCGTAA
- a CDS encoding hydrolase, with protein MGRQPIAGHVAITIVETGLPMKHAKHARKRQSRLRARVAGTTGALAVVLGTGVGSAAAVGNGSGMPEAAAEPWDMAPAPDHTPTAAAAVLNTPQAPGQLTLPAPTGRYGVGTVDLHLRDAKRMDPWVPGQQRELMVSLWYPATHTSRYPAALLPNSQQVLPGGVTLPTTAGHTGAPVARKAGKLPVLLYSPGGRGNRATGTALVQDLASRGYLVVTIDHTHDTGDVVFPGGRHEVSMLQPGTKSRDLIDVRAADSRFVVDQLAEIARGHNPDVEQKQLPHGLTQAVSTKRIGMFGASLGGGSVAAAMQADSRIDAGVNLDGQLFGSSVHQRLDRPYMLFSAERHNRDTDRSWARLWENLHGERLDLKLHGSGHNSFVDNQVLFPQAPGAFGLTPPQLEQILGRIDPNRSIEVQRTYLAAFFDKHLRHRHSELLDGPSRHYPEVDFIR; from the coding sequence ATGGGCCGCCAGCCGATCGCCGGTCACGTGGCGATCACCATCGTGGAGACGGGGCTGCCCATGAAGCACGCGAAGCACGCACGAAAGCGCCAGAGCCGGCTGCGCGCCCGGGTCGCCGGCACCACAGGGGCACTGGCCGTCGTCCTGGGCACCGGGGTCGGGTCTGCCGCCGCCGTCGGGAACGGCTCCGGTATGCCCGAGGCCGCGGCGGAGCCCTGGGACATGGCGCCGGCCCCGGACCACACGCCCACGGCCGCGGCGGCGGTCCTGAACACGCCGCAAGCCCCGGGCCAGCTCACTCTCCCCGCCCCGACCGGGCGCTACGGCGTCGGAACGGTCGACCTGCACCTGCGCGACGCGAAGCGCATGGATCCATGGGTGCCCGGACAGCAGCGCGAGCTGATGGTCTCCCTGTGGTACCCGGCCACGCACACCTCCCGCTACCCTGCCGCACTCCTCCCCAACAGCCAGCAGGTGCTGCCGGGCGGGGTGACCCTACCCACCACCGCCGGGCACACCGGCGCCCCGGTCGCCCGCAAGGCCGGCAAGCTGCCGGTGCTGCTGTACTCGCCCGGCGGGCGCGGGAACCGGGCGACGGGCACCGCACTGGTTCAGGACCTGGCCAGCCGCGGCTACTTGGTCGTCACCATCGACCACACCCACGACACCGGCGACGTGGTGTTCCCCGGCGGGCGACATGAGGTGAGCATGCTGCAGCCAGGTACCAAATCGCGCGACTTGATCGACGTTCGGGCGGCGGACTCCCGCTTCGTCGTTGACCAGCTGGCCGAGATCGCCCGCGGCCACAACCCGGACGTGGAACAGAAGCAGCTCCCCCACGGGCTGACCCAAGCCGTGAGCACGAAACGTATCGGGATGTTCGGCGCTTCCCTCGGCGGAGGATCGGTGGCAGCGGCCATGCAAGCGGACTCCAGGATCGACGCCGGCGTGAACCTGGACGGCCAGCTCTTCGGTTCGTCGGTCCACCAGCGGCTCGATCGCCCCTACATGCTGTTCAGCGCCGAGCGCCACAACCGTGACACCGACCGGAGCTGGGCGCGGTTGTGGGAAAACCTGCACGGAGAGCGGCTCGACCTGAAGCTGCACGGCTCCGGGCACAACTCCTTCGTCGACAACCAGGTCCTGTTCCCCCAGGCGCCGGGCGCATTCGGTCTGACCCCGCCTCAACTGGAGCAGATACTCGGCAGGATCGACCCCAACCGCTCCATCGAGGTCCAACGCACCTACCTCGCCGCCTTCTTCGACAAGCATCTGCGCCACCGGCACAGCGAGCTGCTCGACGGCCCCTCGCGCCATTACCCCGAGGTCGACTTCATACGGTGA
- a CDS encoding AAA family ATPase yields MRQEQQFITGLYARLDQLREQAEESVRGALVQVGSGFQARLERDVLVAEQSGLLSAIQAGENGLCFGRLDFRDGRSHHIGRIGIRRDDPSRTPLVIDWRADVARPFYLATGHSPMGLRRRRHITTEGRTVTALHDELMDLGDPTRTGHEGADADEVLLAALDAGRTGRMHDIVRTIQAEQDRIIRAPHQGVMVVEGGPGTGKTVVGLHRAAYLLYEHRELLARRAVLIVGPNPAFLSYIGDVLPSLGETGVLLATIGELFPGVRATGTDSPAAAEVKGRAAMAGVLAKALRDRQTVPERAMEIDHDGYGTLHLDRAMAEDARWRARESGLSHNLARPVFAFHVIDALTAQLAERIGADPFGGPNLLGPDDLAQMGKEIATSREVHAAVDELWPQLTPQEFVADLLAEPVHLDDESADLIRRQGGPWTQADVPLLDEAAELLGEDDSAARAAAEAERQERIAYAQGVLELSAGSETYEFEDEESEVLAAHDIIDAERMAERHEEADHRSAAERAAADRTWAFGHIVVDEAQELSAMAWRLLMRRIPTRSMTLVGDPAQTGEAAGLGSWERILEPYVGDRWEHVRLGVNYRTPAEIMEVAAGFLRAHDPSFVPPGSVRSTGVRPWALRVAAGGLAAAVAREAAAARGGGRVAVVAPAALHASLLAELPDAGHGPAPDLTRDVVLLDARQAKGLEFDTVLVVEPAEYGVSDLYVALTRATQRLGVVHTGDLPGALGGLEEAGSREDAFHRPVKQ; encoded by the coding sequence ATGCGGCAGGAGCAGCAATTCATCACCGGCCTCTACGCTCGGCTGGACCAGCTCAGGGAGCAGGCCGAGGAGTCGGTGCGCGGCGCGCTCGTGCAGGTCGGGAGCGGTTTTCAGGCCAGACTCGAGCGGGATGTGCTGGTGGCGGAGCAGTCCGGGCTGCTCAGTGCGATCCAGGCGGGGGAGAACGGGCTCTGTTTCGGACGCCTCGACTTCCGGGACGGCCGGTCCCACCACATCGGGCGCATCGGAATTCGCCGGGATGACCCGTCCCGTACGCCCCTGGTGATCGACTGGCGGGCCGACGTGGCGCGTCCCTTCTATCTGGCCACCGGCCATTCTCCGATGGGCCTGCGGCGCAGGCGGCACATCACCACTGAGGGGCGCACCGTCACCGCGCTCCACGACGAGTTGATGGACCTCGGAGATCCGACCCGCACCGGCCACGAGGGCGCGGACGCCGACGAGGTCCTGCTGGCCGCGCTGGACGCGGGCCGCACGGGGCGGATGCACGACATCGTCCGGACCATCCAGGCCGAGCAGGACCGCATCATCCGGGCGCCCCACCAGGGCGTCATGGTCGTCGAGGGCGGGCCCGGCACGGGGAAGACCGTCGTCGGGCTGCACCGGGCGGCGTATCTGCTGTACGAGCACCGGGAACTGCTGGCCCGTCGCGCTGTGCTGATCGTCGGCCCGAATCCGGCCTTCCTGAGCTACATCGGCGACGTGCTGCCGTCGCTGGGGGAGACGGGGGTGCTGCTGGCCACCATCGGCGAACTCTTCCCCGGTGTGCGCGCCACCGGCACCGACAGTCCGGCCGCCGCCGAGGTCAAGGGGCGCGCCGCCATGGCCGGCGTGCTGGCGAAGGCGCTGCGGGACCGGCAGACCGTGCCCGAGCGGGCGATGGAGATCGACCACGACGGATACGGGACGCTCCACCTGGACCGGGCCATGGCCGAGGACGCGCGCTGGCGGGCGCGCGAGAGCGGGCTGTCCCACAACCTGGCCAGGCCCGTCTTCGCCTTCCACGTCATCGACGCGCTCACCGCGCAACTGGCCGAGCGGATCGGCGCCGACCCGTTCGGCGGGCCCAACCTGCTGGGGCCCGACGACCTCGCCCAGATGGGCAAGGAGATCGCGACGAGCCGGGAGGTCCACGCGGCCGTCGACGAGCTGTGGCCGCAGCTCACGCCGCAGGAGTTCGTCGCGGACCTCCTCGCTGAGCCGGTCCACCTCGACGACGAGTCGGCCGACCTGATCCGGCGGCAGGGCGGGCCGTGGACCCAGGCCGACGTACCGCTCCTCGACGAGGCCGCCGAACTGCTGGGCGAGGACGACAGCGCGGCCCGCGCCGCGGCCGAGGCCGAGCGCCAGGAGCGGATCGCCTACGCACAGGGCGTGTTGGAGCTGTCCGCCGGCTCGGAGACGTACGAGTTCGAGGACGAGGAGTCCGAGGTCCTCGCCGCGCACGACATCATCGACGCCGAGCGGATGGCCGAACGTCACGAGGAGGCCGACCACCGCAGCGCGGCCGAGCGGGCGGCGGCCGACCGTACCTGGGCGTTCGGCCACATCGTCGTCGACGAGGCGCAGGAGCTCTCGGCGATGGCCTGGCGGCTGCTGATGCGGCGGATTCCGACGCGCTCGATGACGCTCGTCGGGGACCCGGCGCAGACCGGGGAGGCGGCCGGGCTCGGCTCCTGGGAACGCATCCTGGAGCCGTACGTGGGCGACCGCTGGGAGCACGTGCGGCTGGGGGTCAACTACCGTACGCCCGCCGAGATCATGGAGGTGGCGGCCGGGTTCCTGCGCGCGCACGACCCGTCGTTCGTACCGCCCGGCTCGGTGCGGTCGACCGGGGTGCGGCCCTGGGCGCTGCGCGTTGCCGCAGGCGGCCTCGCCGCCGCGGTGGCGCGGGAGGCCGCGGCGGCCCGGGGCGGGGGACGGGTCGCGGTCGTCGCCCCGGCGGCGCTGCACGCGTCGCTCCTCGCGGAGCTGCCGGACGCGGGTCACGGGCCCGCGCCCGACCTCACCCGGGACGTGGTGCTGCTGGACGCACGGCAGGCGAAGGGGCTGGAGTTCGACACGGTGCTGGTCGTGGAACCGGCCGAGTACGGGGTGAGCGACCTGTACGTCGCGCTGACCCGCGCCACCCAGCGCCTCGGGGTGGTGCACACCGGCGACCTGCCCGGGGCGCTGGGAGGATTGGAGGAAGCGGGGAGCCGTGAGGACGCGTTCCATCGGCCGGTCAAACAATGA
- a CDS encoding LamG-like jellyroll fold domain-containing protein, with translation MRGSRRVVVGGLGVALASGLLPGALAAQAAAGPATAPAKTASASPRTKAAPVAATEGTAVQKAKRSGENVEIASLRGESREVFATPDGKLEAVEHLRPVRTRVAGEWRPVDTDLVKTGEGGVAPKAATLDLAFSGGGDAPMVRMRRAGRELSLSWPATLPEPTLDGATATYPDVLPGVDLRLSAQVDGFSQLLVVKSAKAAASPELERLRLRLATDGVQVAETAEGGLEAVDKGAKSAVFEASAPLMWDSSDVTPARRSAAAPAAHSAATATAGDGGTEPGAGESGKLARIDVDLPTGGRELVLTPDRGVLRGADTVYPVYIDPQWHSPRASAWTMASKYWAGSPQWKFNGKPDEGLGLCEWNYCNPYDTKRLLYRIPTSPFAGKSVLSAEFVVRNTWSASCSDREVQLWRTKDISSSTTWNSQSASGFWIDKLASRSFAHGWEGCAAGDAEFDIRGAVQEAANKRWSTMTFGLRAGNESDRYAWKRFSDDAFLRVKYNRPPAQIRMTQLLMEYGGECARPGDALRVRTRGKLYANNVTDPDRDTVSVEFQAAWDAGDGKGTIPRWKPGRTTAKSSGSSFSITLPTTLPPNKTISWYARSWDGAQYSPWSSAGTSTSCYFVYDTSVPKAPGVSSGEYPASDPEDPDDPWYDGVGRYGHFTLDSSSTDVTRYRYGVNGSPAPWNQLTTSGGAARMVNILPSKPGLNFVTAQALDEAGNTSEIRTYQFRVKAGQPERATWQLDEAAGATEAKGSTPPRTARLHGGAQTGAPGAVGTGLKLDGTTGYAGTDIPVVDTDRGFTVSAWVKLDTVPDHAAIIAAQPGNHRPGFELYYSSAYDRWVFNQYSSDSPDATAVRAMAAQPGGVTAGEWTHLVGSYDSVAGRLKLYVNGRKVGETAHSAPWNARRGLQIGAGSYSGRPDSFLPGTLDELQLFDKGIADDEVARLYAKERVGDPGRPAVAIFTLDEAAGKSEVAGHGDVLPARLQNGATAGVPGVAGKALTLDGVDDHARVGAPHVNTSRSFAVSLWAKLPKNKPTRSVVAISQGGEHKSGFELYYSAAYDRWVLNQHTSDAPDAGAIRAMQREGDHAHGDTWTHLVGVHDTVADTLTLYVNGQAAGSVKPAGAWYAAGPMFIGAGSYDQTPGNFFPGRIDDVRLYDRPVAAGEVQQLFKQRPVLKSRWKFETATGTPLSSPDASPEDNAVKLNGGAAIGSGRVDDGGLQLDGLNDYAATETVPVDTSGSFTVTGWAQASAAPDHSVALLSAEGAYHSGFVVRYVPEPKGGAGSGSWRITLPDRDAKEASLANADNELFYAVEDWTHLALVYDGFAKEARLYVGGELQDAACADENGDGEPDDSQCPDRHSWAENALTFKATKSLQIGRAKTAGAWGEYWPGVVDDVWTFQGALTKPQIQQLRDSQRDTPTEVPSD, from the coding sequence ATGCGTGGCTCGAGACGTGTTGTCGTCGGCGGGCTGGGGGTCGCCCTGGCGTCCGGGCTGCTGCCCGGCGCGCTGGCGGCCCAGGCCGCGGCGGGTCCGGCGACCGCGCCGGCGAAGACGGCCTCCGCCTCCCCGCGTACGAAGGCCGCGCCGGTCGCCGCCACCGAGGGCACCGCCGTGCAGAAAGCCAAGCGGTCCGGCGAGAACGTGGAAATCGCGTCGCTGCGCGGCGAGAGCCGCGAGGTCTTCGCCACCCCGGACGGAAAGCTGGAGGCCGTCGAGCATCTGCGACCGGTCCGGACGCGGGTGGCCGGCGAATGGCGGCCGGTCGACACCGACTTGGTGAAGACCGGCGAAGGCGGCGTCGCGCCCAAGGCGGCCACACTGGACCTGGCCTTCTCCGGCGGCGGCGACGCCCCCATGGTGCGGATGCGACGCGCCGGCCGTGAGCTGTCCCTGTCGTGGCCGGCCACGTTGCCCGAGCCGACACTGGACGGTGCGACCGCGACGTACCCGGACGTGCTCCCGGGCGTGGACCTGCGGTTATCGGCACAGGTCGACGGCTTCTCGCAGCTGCTGGTGGTGAAGTCGGCGAAGGCGGCGGCCAGCCCGGAGCTGGAGCGGCTGCGGCTGCGCCTGGCCACTGACGGCGTGCAGGTGGCGGAGACCGCGGAGGGCGGTCTGGAGGCGGTCGACAAGGGCGCGAAGTCGGCGGTGTTCGAGGCGTCGGCACCGCTGATGTGGGACTCCAGCGATGTCACACCGGCCAGGCGATCCGCCGCCGCACCCGCCGCACACAGCGCGGCCACCGCGACCGCGGGTGACGGCGGCACAGAGCCCGGCGCGGGCGAATCCGGCAAGCTGGCCCGCATCGACGTCGACCTCCCCACCGGTGGTCGCGAACTCGTGCTGACCCCGGACCGCGGTGTCCTCCGCGGCGCGGACACCGTCTACCCGGTCTACATCGACCCGCAGTGGCACTCCCCGCGCGCGTCCGCGTGGACGATGGCATCGAAGTACTGGGCTGGTTCGCCGCAGTGGAAGTTCAACGGCAAGCCGGACGAGGGCCTGGGCCTGTGCGAGTGGAACTACTGCAACCCGTACGACACCAAGCGGCTTCTCTACCGCATCCCGACCTCGCCCTTCGCCGGAAAGTCGGTCCTCTCGGCCGAATTCGTGGTGCGCAACACCTGGTCCGCGTCCTGCTCTGACCGCGAAGTACAGCTGTGGCGCACCAAGGACATCAGCTCGTCCACGACCTGGAACTCGCAGAGCGCCTCCGGCTTCTGGATCGACAAGCTGGCGTCGCGCTCCTTCGCCCACGGCTGGGAGGGCTGCGCGGCCGGTGACGCCGAGTTCGACATCAGGGGCGCGGTCCAGGAGGCCGCGAACAAGCGGTGGTCGACCATGACGTTCGGCCTGCGGGCCGGGAACGAGTCGGATCGCTACGCCTGGAAGCGCTTCTCGGACGATGCGTTTCTCCGGGTGAAGTACAACAGGCCGCCGGCGCAGATCAGGATGACCCAGCTGCTGATGGAGTACGGCGGCGAATGCGCTCGGCCCGGTGACGCGCTCCGCGTGCGTACCCGCGGCAAGCTCTACGCCAACAACGTCACGGACCCGGACCGTGACACGGTGTCGGTGGAGTTCCAGGCCGCCTGGGACGCGGGTGATGGCAAGGGGACGATCCCGCGCTGGAAGCCGGGCCGCACCACGGCGAAGAGCTCCGGCTCGAGTTTCTCGATCACGCTGCCCACCACACTCCCCCCGAACAAGACGATCTCGTGGTACGCCCGTTCCTGGGACGGCGCGCAGTATTCGCCGTGGTCGTCGGCGGGGACCTCGACCAGCTGCTACTTCGTGTACGACACGAGTGTGCCGAAGGCGCCGGGGGTGTCGTCCGGTGAGTACCCGGCCTCCGATCCGGAGGACCCGGACGATCCGTGGTACGACGGCGTGGGCCGGTACGGGCACTTCACCCTCGACTCGTCCTCCACCGACGTCACCCGGTACCGGTACGGGGTCAACGGCAGTCCCGCACCGTGGAACCAGCTGACCACCTCGGGCGGCGCAGCACGCATGGTGAACATCCTGCCGTCGAAACCCGGCCTGAACTTCGTCACGGCCCAGGCGCTCGATGAGGCGGGTAACACATCCGAGATCCGTACGTACCAGTTCCGAGTGAAGGCCGGACAGCCGGAGCGGGCCACCTGGCAGCTGGACGAGGCGGCCGGGGCCACCGAGGCGAAGGGCTCGACCCCGCCGCGTACCGCGCGACTGCACGGAGGCGCCCAGACCGGCGCGCCCGGCGCGGTCGGCACCGGCCTGAAGCTGGACGGGACCACCGGCTACGCGGGGACCGACATCCCGGTGGTGGACACCGACCGCGGCTTCACCGTCTCGGCGTGGGTCAAGCTGGACACAGTGCCCGACCATGCCGCGATCATCGCCGCACAGCCGGGCAACCACCGACCGGGCTTCGAGCTGTACTACTCGTCCGCGTACGACCGGTGGGTGTTCAACCAGTACAGCTCCGACAGCCCCGACGCGACGGCCGTACGCGCCATGGCGGCCCAGCCGGGCGGGGTGACGGCAGGGGAGTGGACCCACCTGGTGGGCTCCTACGACTCCGTCGCGGGCCGTCTGAAGCTGTATGTCAATGGCCGGAAGGTCGGCGAGACCGCGCACTCGGCTCCGTGGAACGCCCGCCGGGGCCTCCAGATCGGCGCGGGCTCGTACAGCGGCCGGCCCGACTCCTTCCTCCCCGGCACCCTCGACGAGCTCCAGCTCTTCGACAAGGGCATCGCGGACGACGAGGTGGCGCGGCTCTACGCGAAGGAACGCGTCGGCGACCCGGGCCGCCCGGCCGTCGCGATCTTCACCCTGGACGAGGCGGCCGGGAAGAGCGAGGTCGCCGGTCATGGCGACGTCCTTCCGGCCCGCCTCCAGAACGGTGCCACGGCAGGCGTGCCCGGCGTGGCGGGGAAGGCCCTCACCCTCGACGGCGTGGACGACCACGCCCGCGTCGGCGCGCCGCACGTCAACACCTCCCGCAGCTTCGCGGTCTCCCTGTGGGCCAAGCTCCCCAAGAACAAGCCGACCCGCTCGGTGGTGGCGATCTCCCAGGGCGGCGAGCACAAGTCCGGCTTCGAGCTGTACTACTCGGCCGCGTACGACCGCTGGGTGCTCAACCAGCACACCTCCGACGCCCCCGACGCGGGCGCCATCCGTGCCATGCAGCGCGAGGGCGACCATGCCCACGGGGACACGTGGACGCACCTGGTCGGCGTCCACGACACCGTCGCCGACACGCTGACCCTGTACGTCAACGGACAGGCAGCCGGGTCGGTGAAGCCGGCAGGTGCCTGGTACGCGGCAGGGCCCATGTTCATCGGCGCGGGCTCCTACGACCAGACGCCCGGGAACTTCTTCCCCGGCCGGATCGACGACGTACGGCTGTACGACCGCCCGGTTGCGGCCGGCGAGGTGCAGCAGCTGTTCAAGCAACGCCCGGTGCTCAAGAGCCGCTGGAAGTTCGAGACGGCGACCGGCACCCCCCTCTCCTCGCCCGACGCGTCCCCCGAGGACAACGCGGTGAAGCTGAACGGCGGTGCGGCCATCGGCAGCGGCCGGGTCGACGACGGCGGGCTCCAGCTGGACGGGCTCAACGACTACGCCGCCACGGAGACCGTGCCGGTCGACACCAGCGGCAGCTTCACGGTGACGGGTTGGGCGCAGGCATCCGCGGCTCCGGACCACAGTGTGGCGCTGCTGAGCGCAGAGGGCGCGTATCACAGCGGTTTCGTCGTGCGGTACGTACCGGAGCCGAAGGGCGGTGCCGGCTCGGGAAGCTGGCGGATCACCCTGCCGGACAGGGACGCGAAGGAGGCGTCCTTGGCGAACGCGGACAACGAGCTGTTCTACGCCGTGGAGGATTGGACCCACCTCGCACTGGTCTACGA